From the genome of Pseudomonas sp. FP453:
GTCAGGCGCGCCTTGGCCGGGCGTGCGCCGCCTTCGTACTTGCCACTGAGCATGCCGAACGCCAGGGGCGAGTAGGCCAGCAGGCCGCATTGCTCGCGAATGGCGATTTCCGCCAGGCCCACTTCAAAGCTGCGGTTGAGCAGGTTGTACGGGTTCTGGATCGACACCGCGCGGGGCCAGCCACGGGCTTCGGCCAGGGCGAGGAACTTCATGGTGCCCCACGGGGTTTCGTTGGACAGGCCGATGTGGCGGATCTTGCCGGCCTTTACCTGTTCGTCCAGGGCTTCGAGGGTTTCCTCCAGCGGGGTGAGGTTGTCTTCGTCCTTGTGCTTGTAGCTCAGTTGGCCGAAGAAGTTGGTGCTGCGCTCCGGCCAGTGCAGTTGGTAGAGGTCGATCCAGTCGGTCTGCAAGCGCTTGAGGCTGGCATCCAGGGCTTGGCCGATGTGTTTGCGGTTGTGACGCAGGTGGCCGTCGCGGATGTAGTCGATGGTGTTGCCGGGGCCGGCGATCTTGCTGGCGAGGACCCAGTCGGCGCGATCGCCACGGCTTTTGAAGTAATTACCGATGTAACGCTCGGTGGTGGCATAGGTGTCGGCCTTGGGCGGCACCGGGTACATTTCCGCCGTGTCGAGGAAGTTGATCCCCGCGGCCTTGGCCCGTTCGATCTGGGCGAAGGCCTCTGCCTCGCTGTTCTGCTCGCCCCAGGTCATGGTGCCCAAGGCTATCGCGCTCACGTTCAGATCCGTACGGCCCAGCTGTCGATAATCCATCGGGTACTCCTTCAGGGAAAACAATCATAAAAGCAGGTTGAATTTTTTTTCGCAATCTGCATAATTGCCCACCTCTTTCTGCAGTGGAAGTGATGCGCCGCCTGCCGAAGAATCTTGCCGTTGAACGGACGCGCCGACCCGAGCCCCCGATAGCGTCTGTATCCGGCTGCCTTTGACTTGTCAAAGTACGCACTATTCAGTAAGATCCGCCGTCTAATTTACAGGGCGGCCCCTGAGGCTATTAAAGAATGACAACTTTTACTGCAAAACCGGAAACAGTTCAGCGCGACTGGTTTGTCGTCGACGCCGCTGGTCAGACCCTGGGTCGTCTGGCCACTGAAGTCGCCAGCCGTCTGCGTGGCAAGCACAAGCCTGAGTACACCCCTCACGTTGACACCGGTGACTACATCGTGATCATCAACGCTGAGCAGGTACGTGTTACCGGCAACAAAGCGCAAGACAAAATGTACTACCGTCACTCCGGTTTCCCAGGCGGTATCAAGTCTTCGAACTTCGAAGGCCTGATCTCCAAGAAGCCT
Proteins encoded in this window:
- a CDS encoding NADP(H)-dependent aldo-keto reductase encodes the protein MDYRQLGRTDLNVSAIALGTMTWGEQNSEAEAFAQIERAKAAGINFLDTAEMYPVPPKADTYATTERYIGNYFKSRGDRADWVLASKIAGPGNTIDYIRDGHLRHNRKHIGQALDASLKRLQTDWIDLYQLHWPERSTNFFGQLSYKHKDEDNLTPLEETLEALDEQVKAGKIRHIGLSNETPWGTMKFLALAEARGWPRAVSIQNPYNLLNRSFEVGLAEIAIREQCGLLAYSPLAFGMLSGKYEGGARPAKARLTEYSRFSRYFNPQSEAACSRYVALAREHGLDPAQMALAFVTQQPFVTSNIIGATSLEQLDSNIASADLKLSKEVLEGIEAIQKDHPNPAP
- the rplM gene encoding 50S ribosomal protein L13: MTTFTAKPETVQRDWFVVDAAGQTLGRLATEVASRLRGKHKPEYTPHVDTGDYIVIINAEQVRVTGNKAQDKMYYRHSGFPGGIKSSNFEGLISKKPEAPIEIAVKGMLPKGPLGRDMFRKLKVYAGAVHPHAAQQPQELKF